ACACATGCATTGTACTAGTACCATGAATAGGTTTCATGGCTCAGTACAAATAAACATTCCTGTGAAACCGAGCCATCACATGTCTCTTGTAATCATTATCTTTACCAGCAGACAAAGTTTTCCATAACGTGGACTGGAAGCGTCAAAGTACACATTATTTGACTAAACTGTCATTGCACTGGTCTTGAGACAACACAACATATTCACACGTCCGTTGAGCAATCTTTATGGATTTATATAGTGTGATGGTATGGTGATGATGCATGGCTCATGAAGATCACATGTGTTTTGACTattcaatgaaatgaagtttctttccttcttcctaGAGGATATGCCTTGCCTGTCAACGCAATGTATCAATTCATCGTTTATTTTCTGtccgttttcttttcttcttcccgTAACTCTTGAtcatttttcatcttcatcCGTCTGTGTGATATTCTTGCTATCTGTGTCAtgtcttttctcttttatttctctctttttcttttcttgtgtgTTTTCCTGTTTGAATCCTCTTTTTTCCTTCCATGTCTTCTTTTCCACTGTTTGATGACTGTGTGTcctttgttctgcttccttcttTCTGTTCACTATCTGATTTATCTgtctttccttcctttctttctgtcttgaattctttctctatctgtccatctgtctatccatctgtctgGCCCTCCCTCACTCCAATGACTCCTCTCTTGCCATGTCTGTGACTTTCTGTCTTTCGTTCGTTCCCTCTCTCcttcctctatctctctctctcacattcTCTTTCACCCATTCTTCCTTCCAGACTCTCTCTTGAGGTCATGACCCTCAACCCTCGCTGTGAGAGCGTTGAGACGTCCAAGGGGGTTCCCCTCACGGTGACCGGGGTGGCTCAGGTCAAGGTCATGACGGAGGAGGGTCTCCTGGCGCAGGCCTGCGAGCAGTTCATCGGGCGCTCCACCACCGAGATTGAGTCCGTAGTGTTGCAAACATTGGAAGGTCACTTGCGTGCCATTCTAGGTAAATTTTCAGAATACCTTTTCCATCCCCTGCTTTCATCCATCATGTCTTTGTAACTTTGTAATTCTGTGTGAAAGAGCTGTGATAGAGTGGGTAAGGCTCAAGACATTGTTTTTAATAAGACAAACAACCCACTAATGACTAATAAGCTTTAGACCTGCGGGGAAAAAAATGGCTTGTaatcatgttttcaaaagtcTTTAGACTTTGGTTGACACAGAACTGAATTTCTGTGCTAACTGTTAGCTGCAATTAACATTTCACACAGAGGGTGTGTCACCATTGCCATTGATCTTGTCAATCAAACATGCAGCTCCTGATAGTAATATGTTCTTGCATGAGtattaatatacaatgtatgcacaCGCGTAGCAGAAAGGAATACATAAGCTTACATGAAGCTCTACCTCTTTTATCATGCTTTAGAGGTCAAACCATTTGAACTGCTAAAATGCATGCTGTAATTAAGTGATTTTATCAAGTGATTGAATAgcatgttttttcttcaatgctTTGGTATTGCAATTTGCCAGTTTTTCAGCAGGCTGCcctttatgtttgtatatgatTTGATATACGAGATCACTGATCAGTGTTAATATCTTCAAACCCCAAATTGCATAGCAGTGAATGATCAACCTTCAGTTTTGATGAGTATGCGCTGCGTTTTCCAAATGTAAGCCCTCCCGACTGTCATTGAATTGATCAGTACGACCAAAAATTGACATGTACTGGGGGATATATTCATGTAGTGTACACTATATGTATGCCAACTGAAGCGTGTCAAGCCATTGCATACTATAACAATGTGaaatattgcaactgattgacgaattgccctacatcgacgtaaaaagaaaacatcttgactgaagaatttcatgaatttgaacaactTGAAATAGTAATTCAAAAAATGTCTGTCGCCCTTGTCTGTTGCCAGGTACACTGACAGTAGAGGAGATCTACAGGGACCGAGACCAATTTGCGCAGCTGGTGCGAGAGGTGGCATCGCCCGACGTTGGTCGCATGGGCCTGGAGATCGTCAGCTTCACCATCAAGGATGTCTACGACCAGGTCGACTACCTCGACTCTCTGGGCAAGACGCAGACGGCGGCCGTCAAGAGGGATGCCGACATTGGCGTCGCTGAGGCTGAGAGGGACGCTGGAATCAGGGTGAGTGGTCATCGGAATTGTGATCATTGTACTCAAATTAAGCATGTgctggtttttattttttcttctttttgtattCTTTCACTCATTTATTTTTGTCCCTGTGTCTTGTCTTGGGATATGTTGTGCAAGTTGTCAAACAAAGTTGAAGTTCAAATGCTTCCTCTTTTGAGCAATCATATCTCCAGTGCTGTTCATTCCGATTTCATGTGTGCCCATTCTATGATATTTGATAGAGCTTGTGTGAAcattctttcatacatgtagcTCTGATATCGTACTGAATTCACTTTTTGCCAGAAGTATGCATAGGCATTTGCTAATTCAAGagcttccagtcagtacattgtatgtctttaTCATATTTagtatgatttttctttttccaaaccAAGTAGCTTATCATTTGGGAATAAACAAATGATTTTGTTATCATAGGATTTgattaaaattttactattataGGATTTGATTCAGCATACTTGATGTGTGGaattttcccattttttaaCAGAGATACGTTTCTTGCCTTCAAAATTTGTGACTCTCTTTGCAACAATCTGTAAAGCTTGACAGTCCTGctaatattgtttttttttttttgttcaaagatCTGTGAAAAAGGTACATTTCCGCAGATCATGGTCTACCCTTTAAATTGttggaatggaatgaaataatgttttgtCTGCACCCATGCCAGaaattacaattgtacatgtacacagaagCTTCCTTCAATGACAAGTATGATTTGCAACCTTTATATTTATAatatttagagaaaaaaaaaattgtgggcATGTTCCTCACGTACACGATACCAATGCCCACCACAGCTGATCCACACAGACCTTGACTGCTTTTTTGTTTAACCCTTCCGAACCTAAATCCATGTAAAGTaagtgtctgtctgtgtgtctatctgtctgtctgtgtgtttctgtgtgtttgcatttgagaccttatacattgtacatgtgtgtcttttgtgtgtgtgtctttgtacATGTTCTGTGTGAGTGTATGAAAAGATGTGTGTGCTTCCTTGCCTAGTTCATACCATTCCCATATCATCCTGCTCTGCGCAACAATTTCTCATAATGGTGCAAAACTTACACTGCTTCCCACTTGTAGAGCTTGACATGGTACCGCGTGGTGCTAATGGGTTAATtactgtacattttcttttgttgtcattgtttgagGCTGAAAGTCAGGGATACAGGATGAGACACATTTCCTGGAATTAGTGCggtggattatttttttttgccgtcGGAATGCTGATGTGGTGGAGCTACGCCGCAAACTCAAATGACTGCTTGCCAAGTAATCAGTGGATTTTGGGCTGTTACTACATATCTATTCATTTTAATATTCATCCATTTTATTTCAGCACAGTACAAGCTTCAGCCAGGGCTGTGCTTTAGCATGTTTGTccgcaaataaaaaaaaacaaaaaacaaagatataatgataaagttttacaaagtcttatgaaagaaacgaaatcattaaaaaaacaacaacaaacaaacaaacacagaatgaGTTACTACACACGTATGTAAAACAACATAAGATTATTACACGTACAGTTGTAAATATGAACTAGATAAGATAACTCTCTTAAATGTAGAGTGTGGTATTGATATACGCCCAGTGTTGATACTCTTATGCGGAGAGAGGAAACTGCTGAGCCTCGCGTACATAACTGAACCTGTTATGCTGTAGGCCATTATACAGTAAGTGGGAATGAAGCAAATTCAATAAGTCTTTGTGAGTAAAGAAGTTTCAGTTTCATGCATGTACATCCTTTGTAGTTTGCAGAACTCTTTGTTATCACAAGAACCATATAAAAATCTATTTACCAATGTTTAACATATTAACCCAGTGGATAATTCACACTTCCTGCTTCTTGATGTTTTGCCATGGTGGCGGAGCAGCAAAAATGGGTCGTAttatattatgtaaaaaaaaaaaaaaaaaaaaaaaatcatagttgATATTTCCTGgttgaaattttgaaaaggAAGTCCATTAGCGGTTAAGTGTGTTGTATCATGTAATTAATAAAACACAGttgttcaaattcaaaatgttgtttgatTGCTATATCTTCTTGTCAAGTAGCTGGCAAATTTCAGACTTGTACTTACATTTTTTACAAGATGAATTTTACTCTAGACTTATGCATGGAATCAGTGTGTGCAGAAAATCAATGGAATGCATTCGCAAAGTTTGAGAAAACTAGATGGGCACTTTacaagttatgacatttttttttaaacattttgcattttgttcgAATTCTGTGCTGTTATTGCTGAAAGGGAACactgtaaaatatcaatgtGTGATGTTACAATAGTTTGACTATTGTAGAAAACATGTCATTTTCTATGACATGTACACTTCCCACAAATTGTTACTGACAGTTTCAGAATAGTTTTATACTCTCTGCCTTCTGAAGGAGTTGTACAATGTTAGTCAAGTGCTCCTTGAAATGCTGGAGGTAATGGAAGTGCATggaatttcttttcatttcctctttgtttttgtattattgTAACATTAACAGCTGTTGTAGCTGTTGTTTTCAATGATGATGGGACATGGATCCTAgaaccaaaacttcaaaaattcataacttttgcatggattttctgattttccttGAAAAAATCAGTAGTGTTTTCCTATTTCTTGCATCCAAATTCATGTTGAAAGGAATGCCCTTCTAAGGACAAAATAAGCGATGACAAGTAGGCAAGAGCACAGATTAGAAGATAATAGGGAGATTTAGATTTTAGAGATGTAGATGTTAAGAGGAAAAAGAACCATGTTCTGCCCAGGGGCAAATCGCCTATCATAATTGATCTGTTAATATAGCTTGTGTCATCTGAGTTTTCACAACGTTTTCTGGGGCTATTTTTATGTTCAATTCACAACACAtagagctacttgatgcactgatcatatgggcgTGCCATCTTACTTTTTCTAGATTGCATCCTCatgtaatctaaagctactgtgcaacacgacgcagggacAGAGGAGAACAACCAATGCAGTTGTTGTCTAAGCTTCtgtcgcaaatctaaagctcccttgTGATGAAATgtgggaaaaacaaaatatgtgtatCAACAAGAACATGATTTGCACCGTGGCAATAACATGTCATGAGATGTAGCGTGTGTTGTGGAGTGTGTTTTGGTGAGAAGGCTGTGTTTGAAGATACAATTATaataagtgtgtatgtgtgtgtgtatggaggAGTGGTTACTGCCCTACATGTTCATCAACCATGCCAACACCGAGCTGGTACGCTGACTGACGGCTCAAGAGTGTCTTGTCATGTAACTGATTTGATGGCAGCAGCCCTTGTGTAATATCGGCAATTATGTGTGTCACCTGCCAATGGAGCTCAGTCAGGCAGACTCCCAGGGCACTGGGTGACTAACTGTGTGACATCATGGTCGAGGGAGAGGATGGGATGACCTAGTCAGGGTGACTAATGTGGCCTGTTCTGTGATTGTCATTTGGCATTCAGAGATTAATTAGGgggatcaaaaaaaaaatcatatgatttGCCTGCATGAGGGCATTTAAACAATCTTCTGTTCTAATTTGCTGATACATTGAGAGTCATGTATTATTAAGTAGGTCACAAGTTCTTCTTGTGTGACACATACTTCTGCATGCTATCATACTCACACTTTTTGCCAATGATGCAAATATTTGTTGCCTTAAGTCCTACATTGTAGTAATATTAATTGGCCttaaatcagttttttttttccccttttctcttGGGGATCTATGTACTTATTTCACCTCTAATAATTTCTGGCTCTAAATTTGAAGTGGTCTCCGGctttgaatgtttttgtttttgttttttgtttttgtcaggaGATGGTGTGACTGAGAGCCATATGAGAATTTCAGTTCCTTTATGTATGTTTTAAAAACCATATACACTGTTTTCCTAATTtctttctactaatattgctgtttATTGGAgagctctgaaaaaaaaagggatattaTACGTTGTGAGAAACCTGTGCATTGTTTTGCCCAAATAACTCCAAAAGCAGTTCTATTGGTATGATCATTTCCCACCGACTTTGACAGGGACTATCCAAAATACATGAACAAGGTTATAGTTAATCTCTGTGAACTTTTGTATGAACTTGCATGACATGATTGTACATGTTATGCCAATATTgatttcaaagttcaaagtcgTTCTTATCACAGCAATGTGGACTCAAAGAGATAAGACTGTGTGCACAAACTGTGAGGGTTATTTGAACTGTATTATGATTATCTGTGTCAGTTATAGCAACCAAATTTGTGGAGTATGATATTTGTCAACCAgtgttcataataataataataataataatacatttctatagcgccgttctccactttgattaaatgctcaaggcgctttacaataggtacatcaaagcaaacagattgaaaatacaagtacatcacagtaatagaagaagatgaagaagcagaaaaaaaaaaagacatgaaagtctgtcttcaaaagacactggtcttcaaaatgcactgctaaacagatatgattttaaattactcctgaaagatgttatagtTCACACCATTCTTTGAGTATTGTGActattaaatttttttttttttgtttatattttgtgtggGTTCTGTCTTAACAGGAAGCCGAGTGCCAAAAATCGATGATGGACATCAAGTTTGATGCGGACACCAAGGTGGCCGACTCACAGCGACAGTACGAGATGCTGAAGGCTAGCTACGAGGCAGAGGTCAACACGAAGGTGAGAGGTCATGAAGAGGTTGACTTTTGCAACACTTTGTGGGTTTTTGAGATACGCAGTCAACATACAATATGCGTCatatatttttgcgaattgggacTTCGCGACGATTTGGCGAGTGGTTCAATTCACGCtcgtggagtacagtactgagCGGAGAAATGCATGTAGTGTACATTACATTCATAGCACCTTACttgtgaaattcgcaaaaatagaAATCTTGCAAAATACTCACCATATACAGTACTGTAGTGTCAGATTTTCCTTAAACATGCCCAATGTGCTTTTGTGTTCACTGAATCCATATTCATGCTAGTGGTAAACTTTTCTTTAAGTTTACCTGTAGTGTTTTATTTTCCCCCACTTGTGAAGGTCATTGAGATTTAGAGAGTATGAAATAACAAATATTATATAGGTGTGGTAATTTGACAAGATTATATAGAACGAGCAGATGAGAGGAGAAATCTGTCGGGAATAGGATTCAGTTAAAATGCGGTCCCTTTTGTGGTGCATTCTTCTTCAAGGAGAAATCTGTTGTATTAGGGATAAAATGCAGATGAATGCAGTTCCCTACAATGTATGTGGTACAGCCTTCCTGCTTCAATCTTTACGCGGaatctccctcctcctccccctgtCCTGTGCCCCGCAGAAAGCCGAGTCCGAGCTGGCGTACTCCCTGCAGGGGGCCCGCGAGAAGCAGAAGATCCGGAACGAGGAGGTGGAGATCGAGATCGTGGAGCGGCGCAAGCAGATCGACGTGGAGGAGAAGGAGATCCAGCGTA
Above is a window of Diadema setosum chromosome 4, eeDiaSeto1, whole genome shotgun sequence DNA encoding:
- the LOC140226870 gene encoding flotillin-2a-like, which gives rise to MGNCHTVGPNEALVVSGGCCGASEKKYVMGGWAWAWCLVTDVQKLSLEVMTLNPRCESVETSKGVPLTVTGVAQVKVMTEEGLLAQACEQFIGRSTTEIESVVLQTLEGHLRAILGTLTVEEIYRDRDQFAQLVREVASPDVGRMGLEIVSFTIKDVYDQVDYLDSLGKTQTAAVKRDADIGVAEAERDAGIREAECQKSMMDIKFDADTKVADSQRQYEMLKASYEAEVNTKKAESELAYSLQGAREKQKIRNEEVEIEIVERRKQIDVEEKEIQRKERELISTIKRPAEAESFKVETIADGERMKTVLAAKGDAEKIRKVGGAEASAIEAIGKAEAEMMRMKAAAYKQYGDAAMMSLVLEALPKIAAEVAAPLAKTDEIVLLGDDRTTSELTRLLGSLPPAVQALTGTDISKALSKIPGVQ